In the genome of Flexistipes sinusarabici DSM 4947, one region contains:
- a CDS encoding aldehyde ferredoxin oxidoreductase family protein produces the protein MTGGWAGKILRIDLSNEKYSVEDLNLDAAKKFIGGRGLAVKYFTDEVPADVDAYSDKNKVFLAVGPLTGTYGAANGRYMVVTKSPLSGTIASSNSGGYFPSELKYAGYDMIILEGKAKNPVYITIYNNNIEIRSAKKLWGKTTHETEDIIHKTFHQDAKIASIGPAGEKQVKFACIMNDKHRAAGRSGVGAVLGSKNVKAIAVRGTGGVKISDKDAYRKSAFEAYKLLKDSPVTSQGLPAYGTAVLVNVINETGLFPTNNFQRDTFAKAEDISGETMADTILKRNKACMGCIIGCGRVTAISDPRFSGEGEGPEYEPIWALGADCGISDLKAIARANYICNENGFDPITAGGTIACAMEMYEKGIISKDEIGRSLEFGDAEGMVEMMEKIANREGFGDKLAEGSYRLAEEYGKPDYSMSVKKLEFPAYDGRVAQGMAINYATSNRGACHVRGYMISPEILGVPEKMEPTSLEGKAEWTKAFQDVTALVDSSGICLFTTFAITPEEIKNFFNAATGLNYSADDLVEAGERVWNLERLYNLDAGIDPSQDTLPKRILEEPVPDGPHKGSVARLSETLPKYYEARGWKDGIPTSEKLAELGLR, from the coding sequence ATGACAGGCGGCTGGGCAGGAAAAATATTAAGGATAGATTTATCCAATGAAAAGTACAGTGTTGAAGATTTGAACCTTGATGCTGCTAAAAAGTTTATAGGCGGAAGAGGATTGGCCGTTAAATATTTTACGGACGAAGTACCTGCGGATGTGGATGCATATAGTGACAAAAATAAAGTATTTCTGGCTGTCGGCCCTCTGACAGGGACATACGGTGCTGCCAACGGACGGTATATGGTTGTAACGAAATCTCCGCTGTCAGGTACAATTGCATCTTCAAATTCAGGCGGATACTTTCCTTCGGAACTTAAGTATGCAGGGTATGATATGATTATTTTGGAGGGAAAGGCGAAGAATCCCGTTTATATAACAATCTATAATAATAATATTGAAATCAGAAGTGCTAAAAAACTTTGGGGGAAAACCACCCACGAAACGGAAGATATTATCCATAAAACATTTCATCAGGATGCAAAAATAGCATCAATAGGTCCTGCTGGAGAAAAGCAGGTGAAGTTTGCATGTATTATGAACGATAAGCACAGAGCAGCCGGAAGAAGCGGTGTCGGTGCTGTTTTGGGCAGTAAAAATGTCAAGGCCATTGCTGTCAGAGGTACAGGCGGGGTGAAAATCTCCGACAAAGATGCTTACAGAAAATCAGCATTTGAGGCATATAAATTACTGAAAGATTCCCCCGTAACTTCTCAGGGGCTTCCGGCCTACGGTACTGCAGTACTGGTAAATGTTATCAACGAAACAGGGCTTTTCCCCACTAATAATTTCCAGAGAGACACATTCGCAAAAGCAGAAGATATTTCCGGTGAAACGATGGCGGATACCATTTTAAAAAGGAATAAGGCGTGTATGGGATGTATTATCGGCTGTGGAAGAGTTACGGCAATTTCGGATCCAAGATTCAGCGGCGAAGGTGAAGGGCCTGAATATGAGCCTATCTGGGCGCTCGGAGCCGACTGCGGGATTAGTGATCTGAAAGCAATTGCCAGGGCTAATTATATATGCAATGAAAACGGATTCGATCCCATAACTGCAGGGGGTACTATAGCATGTGCAATGGAGATGTATGAAAAGGGAATAATCAGTAAAGATGAAATAGGAAGATCCCTGGAATTTGGCGACGCAGAAGGTATGGTGGAAATGATGGAAAAAATAGCCAACAGGGAAGGTTTCGGCGACAAACTGGCAGAAGGCTCTTACAGGCTGGCTGAAGAATACGGCAAGCCTGATTATTCCATGAGTGTGAAAAAACTTGAGTTTCCCGCTTATGACGGAAGAGTTGCCCAGGGAATGGCAATAAATTATGCCACAAGCAACAGAGGGGCCTGCCACGTCAGAGGCTATATGATTTCCCCTGAAATTCTCGGAGTACCTGAAAAAATGGAACCCACCAGTCTTGAGGGAAAGGCCGAATGGACAAAGGCTTTTCAGGATGTTACGGCGCTTGTGGATTCCTCCGGAATATGCCTTTTTACAACATTTGCCATAACCCCTGAAGAGATTAAAAACTTTTTTAATGCTGCTACGGGATTGAATTATTCTGCCGATGATCTTGTTGAAGCCGGTGAAAGGGTGTGGAATCTGGAAAGACTGTATAATCTTGATGCCGGTATCGATCCTTCTCAGGATACACTTCCTAAACGGATTCTTGAAGAACCTGTTCCGGACGGACCTCATAAAGGGTCAGTGGCCAGACTGAGTGAGACGCTTCCTAAATATTACGAAGCAAGAGGTTGGAAGGATGGAATCCCTACATCAGAAAAACTTGCAGAGCTTGGACTAAGATAA
- a CDS encoding 4Fe-4S dicluster domain-containing protein: protein MQKLIRVEPSKCIGCKTCELSCSLKHFDEFAPSKSRIVNEIFMDEAAFVTVTCMQCDEPWCLKACPAGAISKNSDTGVVLVDENQCVGCRTCVSACPFGMIKYAESKMKADKCDLCGGDYPECVAFCPTGCLTFEEEDTPTRSKIKKFATSVKEGLMEV, encoded by the coding sequence ATGCAAAAACTAATAAGGGTGGAGCCGTCCAAATGTATCGGCTGCAAAACATGCGAACTTTCATGTTCCCTTAAGCATTTTGATGAGTTCGCACCGTCAAAGTCAAGGATTGTAAATGAAATTTTTATGGATGAGGCTGCATTTGTTACCGTTACTTGCATGCAGTGTGATGAGCCCTGGTGCTTAAAGGCCTGTCCGGCAGGGGCAATATCAAAAAACAGCGACACCGGGGTTGTTTTGGTTGATGAAAATCAGTGTGTGGGCTGCAGAACCTGTGTAAGTGCCTGCCCATTTGGTATGATAAAATATGCCGAAAGTAAAATGAAAGCTGATAAATGCGATTTATGCGGAGGGGATTATCCGGAATGTGTGGCTTTTTGCCCAACAGGATGTCTTACATTTGAAGAGGAAGATACTCCCACAAGATCCAAGATTAAAAAATTTGCCACTTCAGTAAAAGAAGGGCTCATGGAGGTGTAA
- a CDS encoding MoaD/ThiS family protein codes for MITVKAYAGLSDYLTNKTGKYTTVFDNKNRHVIVSDILEYYKIPKKEAAIILINGKSCELDSEVADGDTLTLFSPVGGG; via the coding sequence ATGATTACCGTTAAAGCCTATGCAGGTTTGTCAGATTATCTGACGAACAAAACCGGAAAGTATACTACGGTTTTTGATAATAAAAACCGGCATGTCATTGTGTCAGATATCCTTGAATATTATAAAATCCCCAAAAAAGAGGCAGCCATAATCTTGATTAACGGTAAATCATGCGAACTGGATTCGGAAGTGGCCGATGGAGACACGTTGACTTTATTTTCTCCAGTGGGAGGGGGGTAA
- a CDS encoding cache domain-containing protein yields the protein MSKRLAIFISILVTFVLIFSTGVYFYQSKIIIKSELNNQGKLVTNYNYESIDNFLQEIERITHLIYNNKKIHNYLKNNNLTIKVQLENLFLKYCKNIELIQAIRVVDIKGNIKIFMRECENLSGSKNFKKINLQNKAFFQKVQKLQKSEIIFSNFERGKLPETTEFCPAMIRTMIPYFDNNKKTGYLVVNFWGSKIGEVLDYLKENKGYSFIAEVNANNPDRDGIFLFHPNRYYEFANQFNTQYILDNIYSKKDVETIKNNKSGIIELKNKHNFLAFATVYPYNNTNQRWKICTVLKGSYFFKNINALRRNFLAVMLLGIFLSILTAAYLSKKLLSPLNEINKATTEYSTLRLH from the coding sequence ATGAGCAAACGATTGGCAATTTTTATATCTATTCTTGTTACATTTGTACTTATTTTTTCCACAGGAGTATATTTTTACCAGTCAAAAATTATTATTAAGAGTGAATTAAATAATCAGGGAAAATTAGTAACAAATTATAATTATGAATCCATTGATAATTTTTTGCAAGAAATAGAAAGAATCACCCATCTGATTTACAATAACAAAAAAATCCACAATTATTTAAAAAATAATAATCTCACGATTAAAGTTCAGTTAGAAAATCTTTTCCTTAAATATTGCAAAAATATCGAATTGATCCAAGCAATAAGGGTTGTGGACATAAAAGGTAATATAAAAATTTTCATGAGAGAATGTGAAAATTTATCCGGCAGCAAAAATTTCAAAAAAATCAATCTTCAAAACAAAGCTTTTTTTCAGAAAGTGCAAAAATTGCAGAAATCTGAAATTATTTTTTCCAATTTTGAAAGGGGAAAACTTCCGGAAACAACCGAATTCTGCCCGGCAATGATCCGTACAATGATACCATATTTCGATAATAACAAAAAAACAGGTTACTTGGTTGTAAATTTTTGGGGAAGCAAAATAGGGGAAGTTCTGGATTATCTGAAAGAAAACAAAGGATACTCGTTTATTGCAGAGGTAAATGCAAACAACCCTGATAGAGACGGTATTTTCCTTTTCCATCCGAACAGATATTATGAATTTGCAAATCAGTTCAATACCCAATATATCTTAGATAATATATATTCAAAGAAAGATGTTGAAACAATCAAAAATAACAAAAGCGGCATAATAGAATTAAAAAATAAACATAATTTCCTCGCTTTTGCCACAGTATACCCTTATAATAATACTAATCAGAGATGGAAGATATGCACTGTCCTGAAAGGAAGTTATTTCTTCAAAAACATAAATGCACTAAGGCGAAATTTTTTGGCCGTTATGCTGCTTGGAATATTTCTCAGTATTTTGACAGCCGCATATTTAAGTAAAAAACTTTTATCACCTTTAAATGAAATCAACAAAGCTACAACAGAATATTCAACTTTAAGATTGCATTAG
- a CDS encoding energy-coupling factor ABC transporter permease has translation MHMADALLSVPVGVTFWGISGAAAGYASSKLKKELKEEKTIPLMGVAGAFVFALQMVNFAIPGTGSSGHFAGGFLLALLLGRHAAFLVMSSVLLVQVLFFADGGLLALGCNIFNMAFIPSYIVYPLFKNIIDKNESKAAIWSGAFLSLWLGAVMISMQTGISGIAELPFSKMLLLMLGIHLLIAVFEGAITVGSYMFIKRYSLQAELNSEKGELKPYFGIFSVSLIIAAVVSLFASSKPDGLEWSVYNIMGRASEPHSLTGQFHNLLGTLQNKIAFLPDYSFAGGSGQWGTSVSGIVGAVIVIILASSLGYIIRKANKN, from the coding sequence ATGCATATGGCCGATGCTCTGCTTTCAGTGCCGGTGGGTGTAACTTTTTGGGGGATATCGGGTGCTGCCGCCGGATATGCTTCTTCAAAATTAAAAAAAGAGCTTAAAGAGGAAAAAACCATACCGCTGATGGGGGTTGCGGGTGCATTTGTATTTGCCTTGCAGATGGTGAATTTTGCAATACCGGGAACCGGCTCAAGTGGGCATTTTGCCGGAGGCTTCCTGCTGGCACTCCTGTTGGGGCGACATGCAGCATTTCTTGTAATGTCATCGGTCTTGTTGGTTCAGGTGCTGTTTTTTGCAGACGGCGGTCTGCTTGCACTTGGATGTAATATTTTTAATATGGCATTTATTCCTTCATATATAGTTTATCCGCTGTTTAAAAACATAATTGATAAAAATGAAAGCAAAGCAGCCATATGGAGCGGTGCTTTTCTGTCCCTTTGGCTTGGTGCGGTTATGATCTCTATGCAGACGGGGATTTCAGGTATTGCCGAGCTGCCGTTTTCGAAGATGCTGCTGCTGATGCTGGGTATTCATCTGCTTATTGCGGTATTTGAAGGGGCCATAACAGTAGGGTCATATATGTTCATAAAACGTTACTCATTACAGGCAGAGCTTAACAGCGAAAAGGGAGAGCTTAAACCGTATTTTGGAATATTTTCTGTTTCCTTGATAATTGCAGCGGTCGTTTCCCTGTTTGCATCATCAAAACCGGACGGTTTGGAATGGTCTGTTTACAATATAATGGGCAGGGCATCCGAGCCTCATTCACTGACAGGACAATTTCATAACCTTTTAGGTACTTTGCAGAATAAAATCGCATTTTTGCCGGATTATTCATTTGCCGGTGGTTCGGGACAATGGGGTACATCGGTTTCAGGGATTGTCGGTGCCGTTATTGTTATTATTCTGGCCTCTTCACTGGGATATATAATCAGAAAAGCTAATAAAAATTGA
- a CDS encoding energy-coupling factor transporter transmembrane component T family protein produces the protein MKTAQDRLQHLTAFEELAESDFPLNMVSPAVKIIVAIVFIILTISVNKYDIIHSLLLTSFTCFLMAIAPLKVTSVLKMLLYLSPFVLLLVIFNPVYDKSIINIAGYQIYGGYVSAFTTVLKFINTTTVSVLIVSSTKFNHIASSLRFFKMPKFLIIQFMVMYRFIFIFLYDIIQSLQAVKSRGFQGGKFSWRNMKAITSAFFVKSVLRGEEVYNSMLSRGFEIKNFKFDNKIKMSDIFFGLCSLLYVFIVRFI, from the coding sequence TTGAAAACCGCTCAGGACAGGCTGCAGCACCTCACTGCATTTGAGGAACTTGCCGAAAGTGATTTTCCTTTAAACATGGTGAGTCCTGCTGTTAAAATAATTGTTGCCATAGTATTTATTATTCTGACCATCAGTGTTAATAAATACGATATTATACATTCACTTCTGTTGACATCTTTTACCTGTTTTCTTATGGCAATAGCCCCATTGAAAGTAACAAGTGTCTTAAAGATGCTTTTATATCTGAGTCCCTTTGTCCTGTTACTTGTTATTTTTAATCCGGTTTATGACAAATCCATTATTAATATCGCCGGTTATCAGATTTACGGTGGTTATGTATCAGCTTTTACCACTGTATTGAAATTCATAAACACCACCACTGTTTCTGTGCTGATAGTCTCCAGTACCAAATTCAACCATATAGCATCTTCGCTGAGATTTTTTAAGATGCCGAAATTTCTTATTATACAATTTATGGTGATGTACAGATTTATTTTTATCTTTCTTTATGATATTATTCAGTCACTGCAGGCCGTTAAATCAAGAGGTTTTCAAGGTGGCAAGTTTTCCTGGCGTAATATGAAAGCCATAACCTCGGCATTTTTTGTGAAATCGGTGCTGCGCGGTGAGGAAGTTTATAATTCGATGCTTTCCAGAGGGTTTGAAATAAAAAATTTTAAATTTGATAATAAAATTAAGATGAGTGATATTTTTTTCGGTTTATGTTCTTTGCTGTATGTTTTTATTGTGAGGTTTATATAA
- a CDS encoding energy-coupling factor ABC transporter ATP-binding protein produces the protein MSHHYIEINELEYIYPDGTKAVEDVSLYISHGESVAILGSNGAGKSTLIKHLNGTILPVKGSVNIGGTPITKKTLKTIRATVGLVFQNTDNQLFMPSVFENVAFSPRNIGITGDELQKVVEESLDKVDALGLIDKHPFKLSGGEKRKVCIASVIASNPEILVLDEPTAEIDPKGIGDLVSILRQFSHTKIISSHNLKFSRSVCSRGVVMQEGRIVFDGDLDEIFSNDKLLEAAGLKEDY, from the coding sequence ATGAGTCATCACTATATAGAAATTAATGAGCTGGAGTACATATATCCTGACGGCACAAAAGCTGTGGAGGATGTGAGCCTGTATATTTCGCACGGAGAGTCCGTTGCCATTCTCGGCTCTAACGGGGCGGGAAAATCCACACTGATAAAACATTTAAACGGAACTATCCTGCCTGTGAAGGGCTCTGTGAATATCGGCGGTACACCAATTACAAAAAAAACGCTGAAAACGATCAGAGCAACGGTGGGGCTTGTTTTCCAAAATACGGATAATCAACTTTTTATGCCGAGTGTGTTTGAAAATGTTGCTTTCAGTCCACGAAATATCGGGATCACAGGAGATGAACTGCAGAAAGTGGTGGAGGAATCGCTTGATAAAGTTGATGCGCTCGGGCTGATTGATAAGCATCCGTTTAAGCTTTCCGGCGGTGAAAAAAGAAAAGTCTGTATTGCTTCTGTAATTGCTTCCAATCCTGAAATCCTGGTTTTGGATGAGCCGACTGCGGAAATTGATCCTAAAGGAATCGGAGATTTGGTTTCAATTTTAAGGCAGTTCAGTCATACTAAAATTATCTCCTCACACAACCTGAAATTTTCAAGGTCGGTTTGCAGCAGAGGTGTGGTAATGCAAGAGGGCAGGATAGTTTTCGACGGTGATCTGGATGAAATCTTCAGCAACGATAAACTTTTGGAAGCAGCCGGTCTGAAAGAAGATTATTGA
- a CDS encoding haloacid dehalogenase type II gives MNKNNITLAFDVYGTLIDTHGIKVELEKYAGEKAGEFSEMWRNKQLEYSFRRGLMQNYKTFAECTKDALEYTCRALNVRIEAKEKDNLMNLYSKLPPFNDTLKGLKKAFDMDYRLFAFSNGSKDALETLLTNANIRNYFIDLISVDDLKTFKPSPAVYAHFLRSAGACNNEAWLISSNPFDVIGAVSAGMKSAWVKRSDSAVFDPWEIEPTITVSNLEELVDKIQ, from the coding sequence ATGAATAAAAACAACATTACACTGGCTTTTGATGTTTACGGGACACTTATCGATACCCACGGCATTAAGGTTGAGCTGGAGAAATATGCCGGTGAAAAAGCAGGGGAATTTTCCGAAATGTGGAGAAACAAACAGCTGGAATACTCTTTCAGAAGAGGTTTGATGCAAAACTATAAAACCTTTGCTGAATGCACAAAAGATGCTTTGGAATACACCTGCCGGGCATTAAATGTAAGGATTGAAGCAAAAGAGAAAGACAATCTGATGAATTTGTACTCAAAACTGCCGCCCTTTAATGACACTTTAAAAGGGCTGAAAAAGGCTTTTGATATGGATTACCGCCTTTTTGCCTTTTCAAACGGCAGCAAAGATGCTCTGGAAACCCTCTTAACAAACGCAAATATACGAAATTACTTCATCGACCTGATCAGTGTGGATGATCTTAAAACTTTTAAACCCAGCCCTGCCGTCTATGCACATTTTTTAAGATCGGCCGGAGCATGCAACAATGAAGCATGGCTTATATCCAGTAATCCTTTTGATGTAATAGGTGCCGTTTCAGCCGGGATGAAGTCCGCATGGGTGAAAAGAAGTGACAGTGCCGTTTTTGATCCATGGGAAATAGAGCCCACAATAACGGTATCAAATCTGGAAGAATTGGTTGATAAAATTCAATAA
- a CDS encoding IS1634 family transposase has protein sequence MFIRSYITNNKKTGKKYTAYKLVESYRTPKGPRQRIVMDMGDLSHIPPMQLKELANRIEQLLDGYEEPVFKPDEETEELAHTYAKKAKLNMITASSKQPESKENSYEPEYEQVDVSSIEVSEPRSIGGEYICNESFKELGIGDMLKSLGFTESEIDISRALIIGRMLNPGSELNTYEWLKEKSGLFELLGINYHRKSLRQFYRVSEKLFKYSEEIEKKLFEYEQQLFNFENKILLYDLTNTHFEGIQKNNKKAKRGKSKQKRSDCPLVTLGVVLNEEGFPICSKIYEGNQSETKTLIDIVTDLSSQVNLQVKPTVVIDAGIASEENLGYIKDSGYNYIAVSRKKDTALDYSDGEDIRIKNDSYSVKGKLNIVDGESFLCVSSEMREIKEGGIKDRFRQRFEEGLENIRSSLFKKNGVKRYEKVLERIGRLKSKYSKVSGYYDIDVVKKEDSGNAADIRWRVDEEKLSGTLDGHYVIRTNFTDLSEQEIWDIYVMLNDVESTFRTLKSELGLRPVYHSKESAVEGHLFISVLAYHLVHNLRRKLKSEGIHYSWRTVRKKLSNHMRMTVSMNTEENARIMQRVTSKTEEHQKSIYKALGYSSKILRNKKVCSE, from the coding sequence ATGTTTATAAGATCATACATAACCAATAATAAAAAGACCGGAAAAAAGTATACTGCCTATAAGCTGGTGGAATCATACCGTACTCCCAAGGGTCCCAGACAACGTATTGTTATGGACATGGGAGATCTGTCTCATATTCCTCCCATGCAGTTAAAAGAACTTGCAAACCGTATAGAGCAATTGCTTGACGGTTATGAGGAACCTGTATTCAAGCCTGATGAGGAGACGGAAGAGCTTGCCCATACTTATGCAAAGAAAGCAAAATTGAATATGATCACAGCGTCTTCAAAGCAACCTGAATCAAAGGAGAATTCTTATGAGCCGGAATACGAGCAAGTGGATGTATCCAGTATAGAAGTATCAGAGCCCCGGAGCATAGGCGGAGAGTATATATGCAATGAATCATTTAAAGAGCTTGGTATAGGAGATATGCTGAAATCTCTTGGTTTCACGGAATCCGAGATAGATATATCCAGGGCTTTAATAATAGGTCGGATGCTTAATCCGGGCAGTGAACTTAATACGTATGAATGGTTAAAGGAGAAGTCGGGTTTATTTGAATTACTTGGAATAAATTATCACAGGAAATCGCTGAGGCAGTTTTACCGTGTATCGGAAAAGCTTTTTAAGTATTCAGAAGAGATAGAGAAAAAACTTTTTGAGTATGAACAGCAGTTGTTTAACTTTGAAAATAAGATTTTGCTTTATGATCTTACGAACACACATTTTGAAGGTATCCAGAAAAATAACAAAAAGGCTAAGCGTGGTAAATCAAAGCAGAAGCGTTCAGATTGCCCCCTTGTGACACTGGGAGTAGTGTTGAATGAGGAAGGTTTTCCGATATGCAGCAAGATATATGAGGGCAATCAATCAGAAACGAAGACGTTAATTGATATAGTAACGGATTTATCATCACAGGTTAATTTACAGGTAAAGCCTACAGTAGTAATAGATGCCGGAATAGCTTCGGAGGAGAATTTAGGGTATATAAAGGATTCCGGGTATAATTATATTGCAGTCTCCAGGAAGAAGGATACAGCCCTTGATTATTCAGACGGAGAGGATATCAGGATAAAGAATGATTCTTATAGTGTGAAAGGCAAATTGAATATTGTAGATGGTGAGAGTTTTTTATGTGTAAGCAGTGAGATGCGGGAGATTAAAGAGGGTGGTATTAAAGACAGGTTTAGGCAGAGATTTGAAGAAGGTCTTGAGAATATACGGTCTTCATTATTCAAGAAGAATGGTGTTAAGCGTTATGAGAAGGTTCTTGAGCGTATTGGCAGACTTAAGAGTAAATACAGCAAGGTATCGGGATATTATGATATAGACGTTGTGAAAAAAGAAGATTCTGGCAATGCAGCAGATATACGCTGGAGAGTTGATGAGGAGAAACTTTCCGGTACACTTGACGGCCACTATGTAATCCGGACAAATTTCACTGACTTAAGTGAGCAGGAGATATGGGATATATATGTAATGCTTAATGATGTGGAATCCACATTCAGGACATTGAAGAGTGAATTGGGTTTAAGGCCTGTATATCACAGCAAGGAATCAGCTGTGGAGGGTCATCTTTTTATAAGTGTTTTGGCGTATCATTTGGTTCATAATCTTAGGAGGAAGTTGAAATCAGAGGGTATACATTACAGTTGGCGTACAGTTCGTAAAAAACTTTCTAATCATATGCGGATGACGGTTTCGATGAATACGGAGGAAAATGCAAGGATAATGCAGAGGGTGACTTCTAAGACTGAAGAACACCAAAAGTCAATTTATAAGGCCTTGGGGTATTCAAGCAAAATTTTACGAAATAAAAAAGTCTGTAGTGAATAA
- the mazG gene encoding nucleoside triphosphate pyrophosphohydrolase, translated as MRVSTMCKNNIKAQVNENNNICKSFSEFIKIIKTLRSPKGCPWDRKQNLYSLKNHFIEEAYELVDALDNRDIDNIREELGDLLLHIVIHSVIAEEDGYFNINEVIQEISEKLIRRHPHVFADTKVKNTAEVMKNWEAIKSDEGKKKKSVLDGIPKGLPSVQHSQKLQKRASKKGFDWNSAEDCLKKVDEEYDELKDAIKSGDKSDIQHELGDALFALINLSRFLEIDADEALRNVNKRFTKRFTHIEKSLAEKGCSLEKTSLKEMEALWQEAKKEK; from the coding sequence ATGAGAGTAAGCACTATGTGTAAAAACAATATAAAAGCCCAAGTCAATGAAAACAATAATATCTGCAAGTCTTTCTCTGAATTCATAAAAATTATCAAAACACTGCGTTCTCCAAAGGGATGCCCGTGGGACAGGAAACAAAACTTATATTCTCTGAAAAATCATTTTATTGAAGAAGCGTATGAATTGGTGGACGCTCTGGATAACAGGGATATCGATAATATCAGAGAAGAGCTCGGAGACCTGCTGCTGCATATAGTTATACATTCGGTTATTGCTGAAGAAGACGGATATTTTAACATAAATGAGGTAATACAGGAAATTTCCGAAAAACTTATCAGAAGACATCCCCATGTTTTTGCTGACACTAAAGTAAAAAACACTGCTGAAGTGATGAAAAACTGGGAAGCCATTAAGTCGGATGAAGGGAAAAAGAAAAAATCGGTTTTGGACGGTATCCCCAAAGGCCTGCCATCGGTACAACATTCTCAAAAATTACAGAAAAGAGCTTCTAAAAAAGGTTTTGACTGGAATTCTGCTGAAGACTGTCTGAAAAAGGTGGACGAAGAATACGATGAGCTTAAAGACGCAATTAAAAGTGGCGACAAATCAGATATTCAACATGAACTTGGCGATGCTCTTTTTGCTCTGATTAATCTTTCCAGATTTTTAGAAATTGATGCAGACGAGGCCTTAAGAAATGTTAACAAAAGATTTACAAAGAGATTTACACACATTGAAAAAAGTCTTGCGGAAAAAGGCTGCTCCCTGGAAAAAACATCTCTGAAAGAAATGGAAGCTCTCTGGCAGGAAGCCAAGAAGGAGAAGTAG